From one Alicyclobacillus acidocaldarius subsp. acidocaldarius Tc-4-1 genomic stretch:
- a CDS encoding transposase, whose product MYIRQTWLFSFDEWMEIDPSERRERFFSALDLGPYTAKLRSSTPQGTKPISREAILRAFLAAPLEGISTFTQLHRRLESDLRFRYQCGFSLHKPVPSVSTLSRVFQAIVDKGVAATLFAELVRQCRDEGLIEGEHVAIDSTAIHAYERKHPRSGVQPTDRANWGAKFDAFGNKLAWFGYKVHLAVDAKSELPMALTVTPANVYDGEMAIPLMEELHRQDWRIRFVLMDAGYDQTKNYEAARALGGQAIIPLNRRNEKEPPEGMDFDGTPRCTMGYRMTYWGVHNAWLKFRCPHATGYVDCPLGMAACSASNYGMVVKKHIDEDVRRYANPHRGSRTWKMLYAERSAVERCFARLKEWLTLDGVHVRGIEKVTVHAYIHAIVLLASALAMHWTNRIEQVA is encoded by the coding sequence GTGTACATTCGACAGACATGGCTCTTTTCCTTTGACGAATGGATGGAAATTGACCCTTCGGAGCGGCGTGAACGTTTTTTCTCCGCACTCGATCTCGGCCCGTATACCGCGAAGCTGAGAAGTTCGACACCCCAAGGGACCAAACCCATCTCTCGCGAAGCCATCTTGCGCGCATTTCTCGCAGCACCCCTTGAGGGCATTTCGACCTTCACGCAGCTTCACCGACGTTTGGAGAGCGATTTGCGCTTCCGTTACCAGTGCGGTTTCTCCCTTCACAAACCTGTTCCGTCCGTCTCCACCCTAAGCCGCGTCTTTCAGGCCATCGTGGACAAAGGGGTTGCGGCGACGCTATTTGCCGAGTTGGTGCGTCAATGTCGTGACGAAGGGCTCATCGAGGGCGAACACGTCGCCATCGACAGCACGGCCATCCATGCGTATGAGCGCAAACACCCACGCTCAGGGGTCCAGCCCACAGACCGTGCGAACTGGGGCGCGAAGTTCGACGCCTTCGGCAACAAGTTGGCGTGGTTTGGTTACAAAGTGCATTTGGCTGTGGATGCGAAAAGTGAACTTCCCATGGCGCTCACGGTAACGCCAGCGAACGTCTACGATGGAGAGATGGCCATTCCCTTGATGGAGGAGCTCCATCGCCAAGATTGGCGGATTCGCTTCGTGTTGATGGATGCAGGATACGACCAGACGAAAAACTATGAAGCCGCTCGCGCGTTGGGCGGTCAGGCTATCATCCCGCTGAATCGCCGGAATGAGAAAGAGCCGCCGGAAGGGATGGATTTCGACGGCACGCCCCGCTGCACGATGGGGTACCGAATGACGTATTGGGGCGTCCATAACGCCTGGCTCAAGTTTCGCTGTCCGCACGCGACAGGATATGTCGATTGCCCGCTTGGCATGGCAGCCTGTTCTGCATCGAACTATGGCATGGTCGTGAAGAAGCACATCGATGAGGACGTCCGTCGATACGCGAATCCACATCGCGGCTCTCGCACATGGAAGATGCTCTACGCTGAACGGAGCGCAGTGGAACGCTGCTTCGCGCGGCTGAAAGAGTGGCTGACGCTTGACGGCGTGCATGTACGTGGCATCGAGAAAGTCACCGTACATGCGTACATCCACGCGATTGTGCTCTTGGCATCTGCTCTGGCGATGCATTGGACGAATCGCATCGAGCAAGTGGCTTAA
- a CDS encoding MBL fold metallo-hydrolase has product MEGQHASYPQPVEIARGVFLIDLMELGMRYRTCAYLVRDREPLLIETGSARSHDALLAGLRALGLTPTDLAYVAVTHVHLDHAGGAGQFMKLAPQAKLLVHPRGARHLIDPSRLYQGAREVYGERLDQLFGPLEPVPAEQVQAMPHESELVIGERRLQFLDAPGHASHHFAIVDPVSNGIFTGDSAGLRFVKGFTGFPYEFVMPSTSPVDFDPEAVHRTCEMFAKLPMETVYQAHFGPSPKDEALRETVYYADRFRELIERTFDDHPSPEALVQAQADIVRERLGELGLDASVFRPQAIQLDLTLNALGLLAYESRRRRKMGSAG; this is encoded by the coding sequence ATGGAAGGACAGCATGCGTCGTACCCACAGCCTGTCGAGATCGCGCGCGGAGTCTTTCTGATTGACCTCATGGAACTCGGCATGCGCTACCGCACGTGTGCCTATCTCGTGCGCGATCGCGAGCCTCTGCTCATTGAAACCGGTTCCGCCCGGTCGCACGATGCGCTGCTCGCGGGGCTACGCGCTCTGGGCCTCACGCCGACGGATCTCGCCTACGTCGCCGTGACGCACGTTCACCTCGATCATGCGGGCGGCGCGGGCCAATTCATGAAGCTGGCGCCGCAGGCCAAGCTGCTCGTCCACCCGCGTGGCGCACGGCATCTGATCGATCCGTCCCGCCTCTATCAGGGCGCCCGCGAGGTGTACGGGGAGCGGCTCGACCAACTCTTCGGGCCTCTCGAACCCGTCCCGGCCGAACAAGTTCAAGCGATGCCCCACGAGAGCGAGCTCGTGATTGGAGAGCGGCGCCTGCAGTTCCTCGATGCGCCGGGACACGCGAGCCATCACTTCGCCATCGTGGATCCGGTCTCCAACGGCATTTTCACGGGAGACAGCGCGGGGCTCCGGTTCGTCAAGGGGTTCACGGGCTTTCCCTACGAGTTCGTGATGCCCTCCACCTCACCGGTAGACTTTGATCCGGAAGCCGTCCACCGGACGTGCGAGATGTTCGCGAAGCTGCCGATGGAGACGGTGTATCAGGCGCACTTCGGCCCCTCGCCCAAGGACGAGGCCCTTCGGGAAACCGTGTACTATGCCGACAGGTTCCGCGAGCTCATTGAGAGGACCTTTGACGATCATCCGTCCCCCGAAGCTCTCGTCCAGGCGCAGGCCGACATCGTCCGAGAGAGGCTGGGCGAACTCGGATTGGACGCCTCGGTCTTCCGCCCACAAGCTATCCAGTTGGACCTCACGCTCAACGCCCTCGGCCTTCTGGCGTACGAATCACGGAGGCGCCGGAAAATGGGAAGCGCCGGATAA
- a CDS encoding type 1 glutamine amidotransferase, protein MSRKALCIAHLYPDLLNLYADRGNIAVLRRRLEWRGYEVEVARVTHSEVPDFSRYHLVLLGGGSDREQAIVAEKLRACAPAFRSAVQDGLPVLAICGGYQLLGEYYQLPSGEKVHGIGLVEMVTEASPDGPRLIGNIAVWSDEVGVIVGFENHGGRTRHGHRPLGRVVYGHGNDGVSGHEGLRHLNIWGTYVHGPLLPKNPALADAVLRDALAYAHLPDHLEPLDDRLEREARAAFVSLRMNEVAPMLKEEAGSP, encoded by the coding sequence ATGAGCCGCAAGGCGCTCTGTATCGCACATCTGTATCCTGATCTGCTGAATCTCTATGCCGATCGCGGCAACATCGCCGTGCTTCGGCGACGGCTCGAATGGCGCGGCTACGAAGTCGAAGTGGCGCGCGTGACGCACAGCGAGGTCCCGGACTTCTCGCGCTATCACCTCGTACTCCTGGGGGGCGGGTCCGACCGCGAGCAGGCGATTGTCGCGGAAAAGCTGCGGGCCTGCGCGCCGGCGTTTCGGAGTGCCGTGCAGGATGGTCTTCCGGTTCTGGCCATCTGCGGCGGTTATCAGCTCCTCGGCGAATACTACCAACTTCCGAGCGGCGAAAAGGTCCACGGCATCGGCCTCGTGGAGATGGTGACCGAGGCGAGCCCCGATGGGCCACGGCTCATTGGCAACATCGCCGTGTGGAGCGATGAGGTTGGCGTGATCGTCGGATTTGAAAACCACGGTGGGCGCACGCGCCACGGCCATCGGCCGCTCGGGCGCGTCGTTTACGGACACGGCAACGATGGGGTAAGCGGCCACGAGGGCCTGCGCCATCTGAACATCTGGGGCACCTACGTGCACGGCCCGCTTCTGCCGAAAAACCCGGCGCTGGCGGATGCGGTGCTGCGCGACGCCCTGGCCTACGCCCATCTGCCGGATCACCTCGAGCCGCTGGACGACCGGCTGGAGCGGGAAGCCCGGGCCGCCTTCGTGTCCCTGCGGATGAACGAGGTGGCGCCCATGCTGAAGGAGGAGGCGGGATCGCCATGA
- a CDS encoding arsenate reductase family protein yields the protein MYSLYHLYGYRRCSTCRNAQAFLERLGADVSFHDIVEHPPDVATLHTWLEAVGGDIRSLVNTRGEVYRRRGLKEVAWPVDTWLEEMHRDGKLIRRPVLVTPSERVIVGFDEAAYRDAVAEEQAP from the coding sequence ATGTACAGCTTGTACCATTTGTACGGTTACCGGCGTTGCTCGACATGCCGGAACGCGCAGGCGTTCCTCGAGCGCCTGGGCGCCGACGTGTCGTTTCACGACATCGTCGAACATCCGCCCGACGTGGCCACCCTGCACACGTGGCTCGAAGCCGTGGGGGGCGACATCCGGTCGCTCGTCAACACCCGCGGCGAGGTGTATCGGAGGCGGGGGCTGAAAGAGGTGGCGTGGCCGGTGGACACTTGGCTCGAAGAGATGCATCGAGACGGAAAACTCATCCGCCGCCCTGTGCTCGTGACGCCTTCTGAACGGGTCATTGTGGGCTTCGACGAGGCGGCCTACCGCGACGCCGTGGCCGAGGAGCAGGCGCCATGA
- the istA gene encoding IS21 family transposase yields the protein MLKVPQQQYIKFLYENGDCSISEIARSLGINWRTAKKYATKDDWNEPLRRRRKRHPVLGPYLDIIDTWLTEEQALPRKQRYTAKRIFDRLCEEHGFEGGRRTVERYVAQRRKELKLERAESYERLEHPGGEAQVDFGTAYVGQAGQLVERKVLVMSFPFSNAAFAFPVRAENTECFLEAMKRIFGRIGGVPSKIWFDNLSAAVVSIDKDGGRTFTDQFLRFAAHYRFQPEFCNPYSGHEKGHVENKVGYSRRNWLVPPPVCDTDTELEEHLARKSEADMERPHYAKHERIADLWEKERSKLLALPATPFEVFRLEAARLNKYRELRFEKATYPLPQCRGLETVLLKVKWDEIEVLSSDGEYRLLGKLPRPYADKPITIEWTTVFDGYRRKPRSVMYSDLARYMPSSVRAFIRVEDAELRKARIALVRRLLESHEMAEIGAALDTLAGHFSPEAVLEHTLYAMKHPEFRPEPLVESHTPVEIHGHMPDLSQYDAAVNIGCKIPNNIG from the coding sequence ATGTTGAAAGTGCCACAGCAGCAGTATATCAAGTTTCTCTACGAGAATGGGGACTGTTCGATTTCCGAAATTGCCAGGTCCCTGGGAATCAACTGGCGTACTGCCAAGAAATACGCCACCAAGGACGACTGGAATGAGCCCCTGCGGCGGCGCAGGAAACGGCATCCCGTTCTCGGCCCGTACCTTGACATCATCGATACATGGCTGACGGAGGAGCAGGCGCTGCCCCGCAAGCAACGGTACACAGCCAAGCGAATCTTTGACCGGCTGTGTGAGGAGCACGGGTTCGAGGGCGGGCGTCGAACCGTCGAGCGGTACGTGGCCCAGCGGCGCAAGGAACTCAAGCTCGAGCGTGCCGAATCCTACGAGCGGCTGGAGCACCCCGGTGGCGAGGCACAGGTGGACTTTGGAACGGCTTACGTAGGACAGGCTGGACAGTTGGTCGAGCGGAAGGTGCTTGTGATGTCCTTCCCGTTTAGCAATGCCGCGTTCGCCTTCCCGGTGCGTGCGGAGAACACCGAGTGCTTTTTGGAGGCGATGAAACGAATCTTCGGGCGGATAGGAGGTGTTCCGAGCAAGATCTGGTTCGACAATCTGTCGGCGGCGGTCGTCTCCATTGACAAGGACGGCGGGCGGACGTTCACCGACCAGTTCCTTCGGTTCGCAGCCCACTACCGGTTCCAGCCGGAGTTCTGCAACCCGTACAGCGGGCATGAGAAGGGGCATGTGGAGAACAAGGTGGGATACAGCCGTCGGAATTGGCTCGTCCCCCCTCCCGTGTGCGATACCGACACCGAGCTGGAGGAGCATCTGGCCCGTAAGTCAGAGGCTGATATGGAACGCCCGCATTACGCCAAGCATGAGCGTATTGCCGACCTGTGGGAAAAGGAGCGTTCAAAACTGCTCGCGTTACCGGCCACGCCGTTCGAGGTGTTCCGCCTGGAGGCTGCCCGTCTGAACAAGTACCGGGAACTGCGGTTCGAGAAAGCCACCTACCCGTTGCCTCAGTGCCGAGGGCTGGAGACGGTGCTGCTGAAAGTGAAGTGGGATGAAATCGAGGTCTTGTCGAGCGACGGGGAGTACCGGCTCCTAGGGAAGCTTCCACGGCCTTATGCGGACAAGCCCATTACGATTGAGTGGACCACCGTATTCGACGGATACCGGAGGAAACCTCGGTCCGTGATGTACTCGGACCTGGCAAGATACATGCCTTCTTCGGTACGCGCCTTCATACGGGTGGAGGATGCCGAGCTGAGAAAGGCCCGTATCGCCCTCGTTCGTCGCCTGCTGGAGAGCCACGAGATGGCCGAGATAGGCGCGGCGCTCGATACGTTGGCGGGGCACTTCAGCCCGGAGGCTGTCCTCGAGCACACGCTATACGCCATGAAACACCCCGAGTTTCGGCCTGAACCGTTGGTGGAATCGCACACCCCGGTGGAGATTCACGGGCACATGCCCGATCTGAGCCAGTATGACGCTGCTGTCAACATCGGTTGTAAAATCCCCAATAACATCGGTTGA
- a CDS encoding Mur ligase family protein: protein MLGIWIGKLVLWVLRLRGRDATSLPGKVALRISPGLIRRFGGKVKRVIAVTGTNGKTTTTALLASMVAEREPVVTNHKGANLAQGIATAFLRSCSWTGRLSADTAVLEIDEATLPAVAPDLPVAVIVVTNVFRDQLDRYGELDGTLAKLLEGIRKTQATLVLNGDDPLCRYLGLRSSRQTIYYGMARGTARSPRREQMRDGQFCLMCGRPLRYEGFWYGQLGLYQCEGCDFVRPHPAFQGELQGGFLRFSEEGLPDLLLDLPVSGLYNAYNVLAAASAARALGLTGDAIHGGLRAYQPPEGRMQRFDLEAPVTLHLIKNPTGCDSVLDTVVSDGRDKVLVIGVNDLAADGRDVSWLWDADFELLAEDPHLTAVVTTGFRAHDVALRLKYAGLAESRIRVQPDLEAALYEGLSHSSATGAAMHALVTYTLLHPAARWLSERRDEHEPQGALYRTSVS from the coding sequence ATGCTCGGCATCTGGATCGGCAAGCTCGTCCTGTGGGTGCTCAGGCTGCGCGGCAGAGACGCCACCAGTTTGCCGGGTAAAGTGGCGCTCCGCATTTCACCCGGCCTCATCCGGCGATTTGGTGGAAAGGTGAAGCGCGTCATCGCGGTCACCGGCACCAACGGGAAGACGACCACGACCGCCCTCCTGGCGAGCATGGTGGCCGAACGCGAACCCGTGGTCACCAACCACAAAGGCGCGAACCTCGCCCAAGGCATTGCCACGGCGTTTTTGCGGTCCTGTTCTTGGACAGGCCGGCTATCCGCGGACACGGCGGTTTTGGAGATCGACGAGGCGACGCTGCCGGCGGTCGCACCGGACCTGCCGGTGGCCGTGATCGTCGTGACGAACGTGTTTCGCGATCAGTTGGACCGGTACGGTGAGTTGGATGGCACCCTGGCAAAGCTGTTGGAAGGGATACGAAAGACGCAGGCGACACTCGTCCTGAATGGGGACGATCCGCTCTGCCGGTATCTCGGCCTGCGCTCCTCGCGCCAGACGATCTACTACGGTATGGCTCGAGGCACGGCGAGATCGCCCCGGCGCGAGCAAATGCGCGACGGCCAGTTCTGCCTGATGTGCGGACGGCCGCTTCGATACGAGGGGTTCTGGTACGGCCAGCTCGGCCTGTATCAGTGCGAAGGCTGCGACTTCGTTCGCCCGCACCCCGCGTTTCAGGGAGAACTCCAGGGCGGGTTCCTGCGGTTCTCCGAAGAAGGGTTGCCGGACCTCCTGCTGGATCTCCCGGTTTCCGGCCTGTACAACGCCTATAACGTGCTCGCAGCCGCCTCTGCGGCGCGGGCGCTCGGCCTCACCGGCGACGCCATCCACGGGGGGCTTCGGGCGTACCAGCCGCCCGAGGGACGCATGCAGCGCTTCGACCTCGAGGCGCCTGTGACCCTTCACCTGATCAAGAATCCCACCGGCTGTGACAGCGTCCTGGATACCGTGGTGTCGGATGGAAGGGATAAGGTCCTCGTCATTGGCGTAAACGACCTCGCGGCCGACGGGCGGGACGTGTCTTGGCTTTGGGACGCGGACTTCGAACTGCTCGCGGAGGACCCCCACCTGACGGCCGTCGTCACCACGGGTTTTCGCGCGCACGACGTGGCGCTCCGGCTGAAATACGCGGGCCTTGCGGAATCGCGGATCCGCGTCCAACCCGACTTAGAAGCGGCGCTCTACGAGGGGCTTTCCCACAGTTCCGCCACAGGCGCCGCCATGCATGCGCTCGTGACGTATACGCTTTTGCATCCCGCGGCCCGCTGGCTCTCAGAAAGAAGGGATGAGCATGAGCCGCAAGGCGCTCTGTATCGCACATCTGTATCCTGA
- the istB gene encoding IS21-like element helper ATPase IstB, which translates to MGLKRAAAVLPACVEWAAGQEATYVAFLQRLLEAEQEERHSRAMQARLRLANFPFHKTLADFDFSFQPSVDERQIRELATLTFVQECGNVIFLGPPGVGKTHLAVALGMEAIRQRMSVYFVTMQKLVSDLRRAYQEGRLDRRLRVYTQPKILICDEVGYLPLDALDAANFFRLVSERYERGSLLITSNTSFTNWGTLFGDQVLAAALLDRLLHHATTVNIRGNSYRMKDKLRAGVTHGFSATRDEANTCVGNESR; encoded by the coding sequence CTGGGCTTGAAGCGAGCTGCTGCCGTCTTGCCGGCATGCGTGGAGTGGGCCGCCGGGCAAGAGGCGACCTATGTCGCATTTCTCCAGCGTTTGCTGGAGGCTGAGCAGGAGGAGCGGCACAGCCGGGCCATGCAGGCTCGGCTGCGCTTGGCGAACTTCCCGTTCCACAAGACACTCGCCGACTTCGACTTCTCGTTCCAGCCATCTGTGGATGAGCGCCAAATCCGAGAGCTCGCAACGCTAACGTTTGTCCAAGAATGCGGAAACGTGATTTTCCTAGGGCCTCCAGGGGTGGGAAAGACGCATTTGGCCGTGGCCCTCGGCATGGAGGCGATTCGCCAGCGGATGAGCGTCTACTTCGTCACCATGCAGAAACTCGTGAGCGATTTACGCCGAGCCTACCAAGAAGGGCGGCTGGACAGGCGGCTCCGAGTCTATACGCAGCCAAAGATTCTGATCTGTGATGAGGTGGGCTACTTGCCTCTTGACGCGCTCGACGCCGCGAACTTTTTCCGGCTGGTCTCAGAGAGGTACGAGCGAGGGTCGTTGCTCATCACGTCCAACACGAGTTTCACGAATTGGGGAACGCTCTTTGGCGACCAGGTCCTGGCTGCCGCCTTACTCGACCGTTTGTTGCATCATGCAACGACCGTGAATATCCGTGGCAACAGTTACCGCATGAAAGACAAGCTGCGAGCTGGCGTTACGCACGGATTCTCGGCAACAAGAGACGAAGCGAACACATGTGTGGGGAACGAATCGCGATGA
- a CDS encoding NUDIX hydrolase, producing MMEIRKAATLVVIRDGKAPNDGVEVLVIRRAKTMRFLPGFLAFPGGATCESDHHLAQSSIGMPMAAEDDEDQILAITALRETAEEIGWVCSVCERSQMVVYDAQLSPDQQASLCNDDSGLAKWMIERHLRFQLTKLRRVARFVTPPTQPIRFDTRFYLYHAHNVEEPHVHDSEVDSAVWLSVRATLQLVESREVPATGPTLALLQGLAKYPNSAAAAASLRVESPQPP from the coding sequence ATGATGGAGATTCGAAAGGCGGCCACGCTCGTGGTCATTCGAGACGGAAAAGCGCCAAATGACGGCGTTGAGGTGCTTGTCATCCGGCGTGCGAAGACGATGCGGTTCTTGCCTGGATTCCTGGCTTTCCCCGGTGGCGCCACATGCGAAAGCGACCACCATCTCGCTCAGTCATCAATTGGTATGCCCATGGCGGCCGAGGATGATGAAGACCAAATTCTCGCGATTACCGCCCTGCGGGAAACGGCCGAGGAAATAGGTTGGGTATGCAGCGTCTGCGAGAGGTCACAGATGGTTGTGTACGACGCGCAGCTGTCGCCCGATCAGCAAGCGTCTCTGTGTAATGACGACTCCGGATTAGCCAAGTGGATGATCGAGCGGCACCTGAGGTTTCAGCTCACCAAGCTCCGTCGCGTCGCCCGTTTTGTGACGCCGCCGACTCAGCCAATTCGTTTTGACACGCGCTTTTATCTATATCACGCGCACAATGTCGAAGAGCCACATGTACATGACTCCGAAGTGGACAGCGCTGTATGGCTTTCGGTGAGAGCCACATTACAGCTAGTTGAGTCAAGAGAAGTACCTGCCACAGGACCAACCCTCGCTTTGCTGCAAGGACTCGCCAAATATCCCAATTCGGCTGCAGCAGCCGCTTCTCTTCGTGTCGAATCCCCGCAGCCGCCGTGA
- the ftsW gene encoding putative lipid II flippase FtsW has translation MRTERHQPDYVLFVAVLMLTGIGVVTVYSASMVYDIHQGLSPDHFAIRQLAAAILGLAAMGLCTFIPYHFWYQHAPKMMLAALGLLVIVMVPGIGHRSLGATRWIGTTSVHIQPSEIALMVLVVYLSYLLTRKLPILRDLRRTFRPAMVMVAVTIVLVFIEPDMGTALCIFLTAMVLLFAAGVPGKPLGITLGTAVVVGFLGARMAEYRSSRLVAFFHPFQHPKSSGYQLIQGLTAIANGGLTGRGFASSISATGYLPEAYTDFIFAVFTEEWGWLGDLGLLAIFAVVIWRGFHIARYARDRFGSLLAIGLTASIIVQALINLGAVTWLLPVTGIPLPFISYGGTDLVMNLAAMGILLSVSRETELELPEEDSLADIISVDEIRATRQDATDRSRRSSGRAPVARLSSFRTSPFRKADATSRGASLNQADRPISLTWRASREAAATKRRDERSRKPGGPFRRHKR, from the coding sequence GTGCGGACCGAGCGGCATCAACCGGATTACGTGCTTTTCGTCGCGGTCCTCATGTTGACCGGCATTGGCGTGGTGACGGTGTACTCCGCGAGCATGGTGTACGACATTCACCAAGGTCTCTCCCCGGACCACTTCGCCATTCGGCAGCTCGCGGCGGCCATCCTAGGTCTTGCCGCCATGGGCTTGTGCACGTTCATCCCTTATCACTTCTGGTACCAACACGCGCCCAAGATGATGCTTGCCGCGCTTGGCCTCCTTGTCATTGTGATGGTGCCAGGCATCGGTCACCGGAGTCTAGGCGCCACGCGATGGATTGGCACCACCAGTGTCCACATCCAGCCGTCCGAGATCGCGCTGATGGTTCTCGTGGTGTACCTGTCCTATTTACTGACGAGAAAACTTCCCATTTTGCGTGATCTCCGGCGGACCTTCAGGCCGGCCATGGTCATGGTGGCTGTGACGATTGTGCTCGTGTTCATCGAACCCGACATGGGCACGGCGCTCTGCATCTTCCTGACCGCCATGGTGCTCCTGTTCGCGGCAGGCGTTCCAGGGAAACCCCTCGGGATCACCCTGGGTACGGCTGTGGTGGTGGGTTTCCTGGGCGCGCGCATGGCCGAATACCGCTCGAGCCGCCTCGTGGCGTTCTTTCACCCGTTTCAACATCCGAAATCATCCGGCTATCAACTCATTCAGGGCCTCACGGCCATTGCCAATGGGGGACTGACAGGTCGCGGGTTTGCCTCGAGCATCTCCGCCACGGGTTACCTGCCGGAGGCCTACACCGATTTTATCTTCGCGGTGTTCACCGAAGAATGGGGATGGCTCGGCGATCTCGGGCTTTTGGCGATCTTCGCTGTCGTCATTTGGCGAGGCTTTCACATCGCACGATACGCGCGCGATAGGTTCGGATCGCTCCTCGCGATTGGGCTCACCGCGTCCATCATCGTGCAGGCGCTCATCAACCTTGGCGCCGTGACGTGGCTCCTGCCGGTCACAGGGATTCCCCTCCCGTTCATCAGCTACGGCGGCACGGACCTCGTCATGAATCTAGCTGCCATGGGGATTTTGCTCAGCGTTTCACGCGAGACCGAACTGGAGTTGCCGGAGGAGGACTCCCTCGCCGACATCATCTCGGTCGACGAGATCCGAGCCACTCGTCAGGACGCCACGGACCGGTCTAGGCGGTCTTCCGGGCGTGCGCCGGTGGCGCGCCTGTCGAGCTTTCGGACGAGCCCGTTTCGAAAAGCCGACGCGACGAGCCGTGGGGCGTCCCTGAATCAGGCGGATCGCCCCATCTCGCTCACTTGGCGAGCGAGCCGTGAAGCGGCCGCCACGAAACGGCGCGACGAACGATCGCGAAAACCTGGCGGACCCTTTCGCCGCCACAAGCGCTAG
- the thpR gene encoding RNA 2',3'-cyclic phosphodiesterase, which produces MKRRLFFGLELPGSWKDEIAERCASIRQQGQVVARNWSRKEMYHLTVLFLGDVDSADLDRAFLAGARAAGQQAPFRLTTGPFGRFLQSRVFWLGLDEVECNLAELTALYRRVRAATEEALPSVRLEDRPYRPHITLARELRHYAEPELVAPKPMSHEFTELCLFESTRESGQLAYPIIRRFPFSGASVIRTPEGRGR; this is translated from the coding sequence ATGAAGCGACGCCTCTTCTTCGGGCTCGAGTTACCTGGCTCCTGGAAGGACGAGATTGCAGAGCGATGCGCGTCCATTCGGCAACAGGGCCAGGTCGTCGCGCGCAACTGGTCGCGCAAGGAGATGTACCATTTGACCGTGTTGTTCCTTGGCGACGTCGACTCGGCCGATCTCGATCGCGCCTTCCTGGCGGGAGCGCGAGCCGCCGGCCAGCAGGCGCCGTTCCGGCTCACCACGGGTCCGTTCGGCAGGTTCCTCCAAAGCCGCGTGTTCTGGCTTGGGCTCGACGAGGTCGAATGCAATCTTGCCGAGCTCACCGCACTCTACCGGCGCGTGCGAGCGGCCACTGAGGAGGCACTGCCGAGCGTGCGCCTGGAAGACAGGCCGTATCGCCCTCACATCACGCTCGCTCGGGAGCTTCGCCATTACGCGGAACCCGAACTCGTGGCACCGAAGCCCATGAGTCACGAGTTCACGGAGTTATGTCTGTTCGAGTCAACCCGCGAGAGCGGACAACTCGCCTATCCCATTATCCGGCGCTTCCCATTTTCCGGCGCCTCCGTGATTCGTACGCCAGAAGGCCGAGGGCGTTGA